The following are encoded in a window of Amycolatopsis solani genomic DNA:
- a CDS encoding metal-dependent hydrolase family protein: protein MTRTVFTGGSVFDGTGAEPAAADVVVEHGRIVDVGTDLDGDEGVDCTGAVLLPGLFDCHVHVTVSDLGLLARVQKPFSYQFYEAARNLWATLGLGITTVRDASGADLGIKQAVDDGLIPGPRLQISIGLISQTGGHGDSWNPSGLCVPLLVPHPGRPDATVDGPDEMRRVARTLLRAGADVLKVCTTGGVLSPRDDPRHSQFTPEELDVLVAEASMQGRPVMAHAQGAAGIKNAVRAGVRSIEHGIYLDDEAIELMLGHGTWLVPTLIAPVNVVRAADAGVDLPSAVVAKAREVVEVHRDSVRRAYAAGVRIAMGTDSGVGPHGTNLEELALMAACGMTPPDVLEATTSSAARLMGLDGELGRLEPGLRADVVVVSGDPYDFPALASNIREVWKDGVRVV, encoded by the coding sequence GTGACGCGCACGGTGTTCACCGGTGGTTCGGTCTTCGACGGCACGGGCGCCGAGCCCGCGGCGGCGGACGTCGTGGTCGAACACGGCCGGATCGTCGACGTCGGCACGGATCTGGACGGCGACGAAGGCGTCGACTGCACGGGCGCGGTGCTGCTGCCCGGGCTGTTCGACTGCCACGTGCACGTGACCGTGTCGGACCTCGGGCTGCTGGCCCGCGTGCAGAAGCCGTTCTCGTATCAGTTCTACGAAGCCGCGCGGAACCTGTGGGCGACGCTCGGGCTGGGCATCACGACGGTCCGGGACGCCTCGGGCGCGGACCTCGGCATCAAGCAGGCGGTCGACGACGGGCTGATCCCCGGGCCGCGGCTGCAGATCTCGATCGGGCTGATCAGCCAGACCGGCGGCCACGGCGACAGCTGGAACCCGTCCGGGCTGTGCGTGCCGCTGCTGGTGCCGCACCCGGGCCGCCCGGACGCCACGGTCGACGGCCCCGACGAGATGCGCCGGGTGGCCCGGACGCTCCTGCGTGCGGGCGCCGACGTCCTCAAGGTGTGCACGACCGGCGGCGTGCTGTCGCCGCGCGACGACCCGCGGCACTCGCAGTTCACCCCGGAGGAGCTGGACGTCCTGGTCGCCGAGGCGTCGATGCAGGGCCGCCCGGTGATGGCCCACGCCCAGGGCGCGGCGGGCATCAAGAACGCGGTCCGCGCCGGCGTCCGCTCCATCGAGCACGGCATCTACCTCGACGACGAGGCGATCGAGCTGATGCTCGGCCACGGCACCTGGCTGGTCCCGACCCTGATCGCCCCGGTCAACGTGGTCCGCGCGGCCGACGCCGGCGTCGACCTCCCGTCGGCGGTGGTCGCCAAGGCCCGCGAAGTGGTGGAGGTGCACCGCGACTCGGTCCGCCGCGCGTACGCGGCGGGCGTACGCATCGCGATGGGCACCGACAGCGGCGTGGGCCCGCACGGCACGAACCTCGAGGAACTGGCCCTGATGGCAGCGTGCGGCATGACCCCACCGGACGTCCTGGAGGCGACGACGTCGTCAGCGGCCCGCCTGATGGGCCTGGACGGCGAACTGGGCCGCCTCGAGCCGGGGTTGCGCGCGGACGTGGTGGTGGTGTCGGGCGACCCGTACGACTTCCCGGCGCTGGCGTCGAACATCCGCGAGGTCTGGAAGGACGGCGTGCGGGTGGTCTGA
- a CDS encoding zf-HC2 domain-containing protein encodes MAASAHTDVAAYVLGVLSEAENTQFEAHLMNCPHCQLDLIELYQLPDVLDLVKRSWPEPPMPAPGPRTLAPGPRVLRGLMEEATVKRRRRKRLGLLAGAAAAALVVAGPLVTLAVRPADAVPPASLSAPSTKQAPPETGVLATSVPPAQPGSSQTYGRGSGGSAVNALVTVSPVEWGSRVELELRGIVGPVKCRLVAISKAGDESVVSSWSVPPKGFGIPGSPEPLRLQGTISLAMDQIGRFEVRGDDGSVLVSVQR; translated from the coding sequence GTGGCCGCGTCCGCACACACCGATGTCGCCGCGTACGTGCTCGGCGTCCTCAGCGAGGCCGAAAACACCCAGTTCGAAGCCCACCTGATGAACTGCCCGCACTGCCAGCTCGACCTGATCGAGCTCTACCAGCTGCCGGACGTCCTCGACCTCGTCAAGCGCAGCTGGCCGGAACCCCCGATGCCCGCGCCCGGCCCCCGCACCCTCGCGCCCGGGCCGCGCGTGCTGCGCGGCCTCATGGAAGAGGCCACGGTGAAGCGCCGCCGCCGCAAGCGCCTCGGCCTCCTGGCCGGCGCCGCGGCCGCCGCCCTCGTCGTGGCCGGCCCGCTCGTGACGCTGGCGGTCCGGCCCGCCGACGCCGTCCCGCCCGCGTCGCTGTCCGCGCCGAGCACGAAGCAGGCGCCGCCGGAGACGGGCGTCCTGGCGACGAGCGTGCCGCCCGCCCAGCCGGGCAGCAGCCAGACCTACGGGCGCGGCAGCGGCGGCTCCGCGGTCAACGCGCTCGTGACGGTCTCGCCGGTGGAGTGGGGCAGCCGCGTCGAACTCGAGCTGCGCGGGATCGTGGGGCCGGTGAAGTGCCGGCTGGTCGCGATCTCCAAGGCGGGCGACGAGAGCGTGGTGTCCAGCTGGTCGGTGCCGCCCAAGGGGTTCGGCATCCCGGGTTCGCCGGAGCCGTTGCGGCTGCAGGGAACCATTTCACTGGCGATGGACCAGATCGGCCGCTTCGAAGTCCGCGGTGACGACGGCTCGGTCCTCGTTTCCGTGCAGCGCTGA
- a CDS encoding steroid 3-ketoacyl-CoA thiolase produces MGVPVIAEAVRTPIGKRGGLLAGLHAAELLGAAQLALIDRAGIDPALVEQLIGGCVTQAGEQSNNVTRTAWLHAGLPETTGATTIDAQCGSAQQATHLVAGLIAAGAIELGVACGVEAMSRVPLGANRAGASPRPSSWTIDLPDQYGAAERIAVRRGLTREDVDAFGAASQQKAAAAWAAGHFDREVVPVKAPVLSPEGSPTGETRLVARDQGLRETTVEGLARLKPVVEDGIHTAGTSSQISDGAAALLLVDADRAAELGLRPRARILAQALVGAEPYYHLDGPIRATERVLSRTGMTVGDVDLFEVNEAFASVALSWQQVAGPDPERVNVNGGAIALGHPVGSTGARLLTTALHELERRDASTALVTMCAGGALATATIIERI; encoded by the coding sequence ATGGGCGTGCCGGTCATCGCCGAAGCCGTGCGGACCCCCATCGGCAAGCGCGGCGGGCTGCTGGCCGGCCTGCACGCGGCCGAACTGCTCGGTGCCGCGCAGCTCGCACTGATCGACCGGGCCGGGATCGACCCGGCACTGGTCGAGCAGCTGATCGGCGGCTGCGTCACGCAGGCGGGCGAGCAGTCGAACAACGTCACGCGCACGGCGTGGCTGCACGCGGGCCTGCCCGAGACGACGGGCGCGACGACGATCGACGCCCAGTGCGGCTCCGCGCAGCAGGCCACCCACCTGGTCGCCGGCCTGATCGCGGCGGGCGCCATCGAGCTCGGCGTCGCCTGCGGGGTCGAGGCGATGAGCCGCGTCCCGCTGGGCGCCAACCGTGCCGGCGCGTCCCCGCGGCCGTCGTCGTGGACGATCGACCTGCCCGACCAGTACGGCGCGGCCGAGCGCATCGCGGTCCGGCGCGGGCTCACGCGCGAAGACGTCGACGCGTTCGGCGCGGCTTCTCAGCAGAAGGCGGCGGCCGCGTGGGCGGCCGGGCACTTCGACCGCGAGGTCGTGCCGGTGAAGGCGCCGGTCCTGTCCCCCGAAGGGTCTCCCACCGGCGAAACCCGCCTGGTCGCACGTGACCAGGGTCTGCGCGAAACGACCGTCGAGGGCCTGGCGCGCCTGAAGCCGGTGGTCGAGGACGGCATCCACACGGCGGGTACGTCCTCCCAGATCTCCGACGGCGCGGCGGCCCTCCTCCTGGTCGACGCGGACCGGGCGGCGGAGCTGGGCCTGCGCCCGCGGGCCCGCATCCTCGCGCAGGCCCTGGTCGGCGCCGAGCCGTACTACCACCTGGACGGCCCCATCCGCGCGACCGAACGGGTGCTGTCGCGGACCGGCATGACGGTGGGTGACGTCGACCTGTTCGAGGTGAACGAGGCGTTCGCATCGGTGGCGTTGTCGTGGCAGCAGGTCGCCGGACCGGACCCCGAGCGGGTCAACGTGAACGGCGGCGCGATCGCGCTCGGCCACCCGGTGGGCAGCACGGGCGCGCGCCTGCTGACGACGGCGTTGCACGAGCTGGAGCGCCGCGACGCGTCGACCGCGCTGGTGACGATGTGCGCGGGCGGCGCCCTCGCGACGGCGACGATCATCGAGCGGATCTAG
- a CDS encoding DUF1996 domain-containing protein, which translates to MARNSRSPVTGKHRVARRTKIAMGAIGLAIAVGALAVAVSAGRTGEASADPADPSFFIDINKVPAGNNVNAALKKKGAQGSFTVDCGTNADGAHHNPDNFIAQPGIKNGAQHLHDYVGNVTTDADSNLKSLLAGDTTCKNGDKSAYFWPVIRIDREDDAANESENEQAQQKQQGKTGDVQEDQSGQDAQAAQEQDQRERDGRGGGRTSAGRNDGQNAQQQDGQDQNRDGQQDRQRRPRNQDQNGQNNGGQNGQNGDQSSTAAAPPAEELGGPQGENEEVGDNDGEIIEPESATLKFIGGGAQQVTAMPLGLRVLYGDAKQSTNGPANARPSWTCTGFEDRLTDLYPICPQGSKVERIHNFPNCWDGKNTDSANHRTHIVFADQQGKCPKGFKNVPQLQVTLVYDVPQDVQQNGQYKVDAFAQEKHNPRSDHDDFANVMSRQIMGRLVNCINSGKACAE; encoded by the coding sequence ATGGCCCGGAATTCTCGGTCCCCCGTGACGGGCAAGCACCGCGTTGCCCGCCGAACCAAGATCGCGATGGGTGCGATCGGCCTGGCGATCGCCGTCGGCGCACTCGCCGTCGCGGTCAGCGCGGGCCGCACGGGCGAGGCCAGTGCGGACCCCGCGGATCCGTCGTTCTTCATCGACATCAACAAGGTTCCCGCGGGCAACAACGTCAACGCGGCCTTGAAGAAGAAGGGCGCCCAGGGTTCCTTCACCGTCGACTGTGGAACGAACGCGGACGGCGCGCACCACAACCCGGACAACTTCATCGCGCAGCCCGGGATCAAGAACGGCGCGCAGCACCTGCACGACTACGTCGGCAACGTGACCACCGACGCCGATTCGAACCTGAAGAGCCTGCTCGCCGGCGACACCACCTGCAAGAACGGTGACAAGTCCGCCTACTTCTGGCCGGTCATCCGCATCGACCGCGAAGACGACGCGGCCAACGAGAGCGAAAACGAGCAGGCGCAGCAGAAGCAGCAGGGCAAGACCGGCGACGTCCAGGAAGACCAGAGCGGGCAGGACGCGCAGGCCGCGCAGGAGCAGGACCAGCGCGAGCGCGACGGCCGCGGCGGTGGCCGGACGAGCGCCGGGCGCAACGACGGCCAGAACGCCCAGCAGCAGGACGGTCAGGACCAGAACCGCGACGGGCAGCAGGATCGCCAGCGCCGTCCGCGCAACCAGGACCAGAACGGCCAGAACAACGGCGGCCAGAACGGTCAGAACGGCGACCAGAGCAGCACCGCCGCGGCACCGCCGGCCGAGGAGCTGGGTGGTCCCCAGGGCGAGAACGAAGAGGTCGGCGACAACGACGGCGAGATCATCGAGCCGGAGTCCGCGACCCTGAAGTTCATCGGCGGCGGCGCCCAGCAGGTCACCGCGATGCCGCTCGGCCTGCGCGTCCTCTACGGTGACGCCAAGCAGAGCACCAACGGCCCGGCGAACGCCCGGCCCAGCTGGACCTGCACCGGGTTCGAAGACCGGCTGACCGACCTGTACCCGATCTGCCCGCAGGGCAGCAAGGTCGAGCGCATCCACAACTTCCCGAACTGCTGGGACGGCAAGAACACCGACAGCGCGAACCACCGCACGCACATCGTGTTCGCCGACCAGCAGGGCAAGTGCCCCAAGGGGTTCAAGAACGTGCCCCAGCTGCAGGTGACGCTCGTCTACGACGTCCCGCAGGACGTGCAGCAGAACGGTCAGTACAAAGTGGACGCGTTCGCCCAGGAGAAGCACAACCCGCGGTCCGACCACGACGACTTCGCGAACGTGATGAGCAGGCAGATCATGGGCCGCCTGGTCAACTGCATCAACTCCGGCAAGGCCTGCGCCGAATAG
- a CDS encoding DUF4142 domain-containing protein, with protein MLSVSEFAGPDFGPPSATERSRPLVRVLFVLVAVLTLLASVAVTSTAQTTSVSDTDAVLLTKVRQAGLWEMPSGMMAMQKGSPIVQAVGFAIMMDHGRLDVATRALSAKLNSPVPDQPSAEQLGWLAEQMNASPGPEFDRIFANRLRAAHGQVFAVLAQLRAGTRNDDVRAFATVGNQAVMRHMTMLESTGMVDYTALPTPAVSTTAAPVGQPLGLDTSQIAVVGALFLLVGGGLFYVLRQIKGNRGRARASRRPATVRTGGSHG; from the coding sequence ATGCTTTCGGTGTCTGAGTTCGCCGGACCGGACTTCGGCCCGCCGTCGGCCACCGAGCGTTCCCGCCCGCTGGTCCGCGTCCTGTTCGTGCTGGTCGCGGTGCTGACGCTGCTCGCGTCGGTGGCCGTCACCTCGACCGCCCAGACCACCTCGGTGTCCGACACCGACGCGGTGCTGCTGACCAAGGTGCGCCAGGCCGGTCTCTGGGAAATGCCCTCCGGCATGATGGCGATGCAGAAGGGCAGCCCGATCGTCCAGGCGGTCGGCTTCGCGATCATGATGGACCACGGCCGGCTCGACGTCGCCACGCGCGCGTTGTCGGCGAAGCTGAACTCGCCGGTCCCCGACCAGCCCTCCGCGGAACAGCTCGGCTGGCTCGCCGAGCAGATGAACGCCTCGCCCGGCCCGGAGTTCGACCGCATCTTCGCCAACCGGCTGCGCGCGGCGCACGGCCAGGTGTTCGCGGTCCTCGCGCAGCTGCGCGCCGGCACCCGCAACGACGACGTGCGCGCGTTCGCGACCGTCGGCAACCAGGCCGTCATGCGGCACATGACGATGCTCGAGAGCACCGGGATGGTCGACTACACCGCGCTGCCCACCCCGGCCGTCTCCACCACCGCGGCGCCGGTCGGCCAGCCGCTCGGCCTCGACACGTCCCAGATCGCCGTGGTGGGAGCCCTGTTCCTGCTGGTCGGCGGCGGCCTGTTCTACGTGCTGCGGCAGATCAAGGGCAATCGCGGCCGGGCCAGGGCGTCGCGCCGGCCGGCCACCGTGAGAACCGGGGGCAGCCATGGTTGA
- a CDS encoding M20 metallopeptidase family protein, producing MTLRSDAAALLDDLVALRRDLHRIPEIGLHLPRTQERVLAALDGLPLEVSLGKNLSSITAVLRGGKPGGTVLLRGDMDALPVTEASGEEFSSTLDGAMHACGHDLHTAGLVGAARLLAARKDDLPGDVVFMFQPGEEGWDGAGHMIEEGVLTASGKHADAAYGLHVSAASYAKGHFVARPGTLMAASGALAVRVLGDGGHGSSPHDARDPIPAACEMVTALQTMVTRSFDVFDPVVVTVGTFHAGTRRNIIPDDAAFEATLRSFSPEVAARVGERAVQVCRGIAQAHGLDIEVTYEPEYPATVNDAAAYDFVADTIRDVFGEERFTEMADPITGSEDFSRVLERVPGAYLFLGACPGDPESAPDNHSPRARFDDGVLGDGAALLAELAVRRLGLLAG from the coding sequence ATGACCCTGCGCTCGGACGCCGCCGCCCTGCTCGACGATCTGGTCGCCCTCCGCCGCGACCTGCACCGCATCCCCGAGATCGGCCTCCACCTGCCCCGCACCCAGGAACGGGTGCTCGCGGCGCTGGACGGCCTGCCCCTCGAAGTCAGCCTCGGCAAGAACCTGTCGTCGATCACCGCCGTCCTCCGCGGCGGCAAGCCCGGCGGAACGGTGCTTCTGCGCGGCGACATGGACGCGCTCCCGGTCACCGAGGCCAGCGGCGAGGAGTTCAGCTCGACCCTCGACGGCGCCATGCACGCCTGCGGCCACGACCTGCACACCGCGGGTCTGGTCGGCGCGGCCCGGCTGCTCGCCGCCCGCAAGGACGACCTGCCCGGCGACGTCGTCTTCATGTTCCAGCCCGGCGAAGAAGGCTGGGACGGCGCCGGCCACATGATCGAGGAGGGCGTGCTGACCGCGTCCGGCAAGCACGCCGACGCCGCGTACGGCCTGCACGTCTCGGCCGCGAGCTACGCGAAGGGCCACTTCGTCGCCCGCCCGGGCACGCTGATGGCGGCGTCGGGCGCCCTCGCGGTGCGCGTGCTCGGCGACGGCGGCCACGGCTCGTCCCCGCACGACGCCCGCGACCCGATCCCGGCCGCCTGCGAGATGGTGACCGCGCTGCAGACGATGGTCACGCGCTCCTTCGACGTCTTCGACCCGGTCGTCGTCACGGTCGGGACGTTCCACGCCGGCACCCGGCGCAACATCATCCCGGACGACGCGGCGTTCGAAGCCACGCTGCGGTCGTTCTCGCCGGAGGTCGCGGCGCGGGTGGGGGAGCGCGCGGTCCAGGTCTGCCGCGGCATCGCCCAGGCGCACGGCCTCGACATCGAAGTCACCTACGAACCGGAGTACCCCGCGACGGTCAACGACGCCGCCGCGTACGACTTCGTCGCCGACACCATCCGTGACGTCTTCGGCGAAGAGCGGTTCACCGAGATGGCCGATCCGATCACCGGTTCGGAGGACTTCTCCCGGGTGCTCGAACGCGTTCCGGGCGCGTACCTCTTCCTCGGCGCCTGCCCGGGCGACCCGGAATCCGCGCCGGACAACCATTCGCCGCGCGCCCGCTTCGACGACGGCGTGCTCGGCGACGGCGCCGCGCTGCTGGCCGAACTCGCCGTCCGCCGCCTCGGGCTCCTGGCCGGGTGA
- a CDS encoding DUF2255 family protein — translation MWALDELALLDDARELEIAVGSRRWTPIWVVCAEGNVYVRSWYRRDTGWFGDALRSRRARIRVPGLAAEVTVEDLGAAPEITAAVDAAYRAKYPGGGTDAMVTPEAAATTLRLDPR, via the coding sequence GTGTGGGCACTGGACGAGCTGGCCCTCCTGGACGACGCCCGGGAGCTGGAGATCGCCGTCGGCTCGCGGCGGTGGACGCCGATCTGGGTCGTGTGCGCCGAGGGCAACGTCTACGTGCGGAGCTGGTACCGGCGGGACACCGGCTGGTTCGGCGACGCGCTGCGCTCGCGCCGGGCCCGGATCCGCGTGCCCGGCCTGGCCGCCGAGGTGACCGTCGAAGACCTCGGTGCCGCGCCGGAGATCACCGCGGCGGTCGACGCGGCCTACCGCGCCAAGTACCCCGGCGGCGGCACCGATGCCATGGTGACCCCCGAAGCCGCCGCGACCACCCTCCGGCTCGACCCGCGTTGA
- a CDS encoding sigma-70 family RNA polymerase sigma factor, giving the protein MGRHTRALRPAQDPEVAGELNDASDDLAKALYQEFGGSLMAFALRLTGHDRQWAEDVVQETLIKAWRNADKLDRRPEMLRAWLFTVARRIVIDGWRSRSARPQELEEIESDAIAVSDESDRTLAAMIVYEALQGLSPEQREAIQQTYLRDRTVNEVAATLGVPPGTVKSRIHHAVRALRRALRERG; this is encoded by the coding sequence GTGGGACGGCACACCCGAGCGCTGAGACCCGCTCAAGATCCGGAAGTCGCTGGTGAGCTCAACGACGCCTCCGATGATCTGGCGAAGGCGCTTTACCAGGAGTTCGGCGGGTCCCTCATGGCGTTCGCGCTGCGGCTGACCGGCCACGACCGGCAGTGGGCCGAAGACGTCGTGCAGGAGACCCTGATCAAGGCGTGGCGGAACGCGGACAAGCTCGACCGCCGGCCGGAGATGCTGCGCGCCTGGTTGTTCACGGTCGCCCGGCGGATCGTCATCGACGGCTGGCGCAGCCGCAGTGCGCGGCCCCAGGAGCTCGAAGAGATCGAATCCGACGCGATCGCGGTGTCCGACGAGTCGGACCGGACGCTCGCCGCGATGATCGTTTACGAGGCGCTGCAGGGTCTTTCGCCCGAGCAGCGCGAGGCCATCCAGCAGACCTACCTGCGCGATCGGACCGTGAACGAGGTGGCGGCGACCCTCGGCGTCCCGCCCGGCACCGTCAAGTCCCGCATCCACCACGCCGTCCGCGCCCTGCGCCGGGCCCTGCGTGAGCGGGGGTGA
- a CDS encoding Lrp/AsnC family transcriptional regulator gives MLAEQDLKLVDALQAAPRASWSTLGQALGLGAVTAARRWDALVDRGDAWLTAYVGGELTAQLSLAFVEIDCEPGAVLSVASALAADPRVATVEYLAGPCDLLAHVVAPTVRELGAHVPAVPGVVRTRTVLSPRMFTEGSRWRVRAISPGQREALSAKPARHRAPLRFGDTDRALILALGADARASAASLAASLGVGATTVRRRLDTLLGRGAIRIRCEIARSASPAPVTVTLWLRVPPDKLETTARSLAMLPEVRMCAALTGAANLMLVLWLPSHHDTVAVEALLAAKLPWLEITGRAVTLRSVKLMGRLLDASGRGTGRVPLDFWAAAPVPEHGDRSGDRPGG, from the coding sequence ATGTTGGCCGAGCAGGACCTCAAACTGGTCGACGCGCTCCAGGCCGCGCCGCGGGCGTCCTGGTCGACGCTCGGCCAGGCGCTCGGCCTGGGTGCGGTGACCGCCGCCCGGCGCTGGGACGCCCTCGTCGACCGCGGCGACGCGTGGCTGACCGCGTACGTCGGCGGCGAACTGACCGCGCAGCTGTCGCTGGCGTTCGTAGAGATCGACTGCGAGCCCGGGGCCGTGCTGTCGGTGGCGTCCGCGCTGGCTGCGGACCCGCGCGTGGCCACTGTCGAGTACCTGGCCGGGCCGTGCGACCTGCTCGCGCACGTCGTCGCGCCGACGGTGCGCGAGCTGGGCGCGCACGTGCCCGCGGTGCCCGGCGTGGTGCGGACGCGGACGGTGCTGTCCCCGCGGATGTTCACCGAAGGCAGCCGCTGGCGGGTGCGGGCGATTTCGCCGGGCCAGCGCGAGGCCCTTTCGGCGAAGCCGGCTCGCCACCGCGCGCCCTTGCGCTTCGGCGACACGGACCGGGCGCTGATCCTGGCGCTGGGCGCGGACGCCCGCGCGTCGGCGGCGTCGCTGGCGGCTTCGCTGGGCGTCGGGGCCACGACCGTCCGGCGGCGGCTGGACACGCTGCTCGGGCGCGGCGCGATCCGCATCCGCTGCGAGATCGCCCGGTCGGCCTCACCGGCGCCGGTGACGGTGACGCTGTGGCTGCGGGTCCCGCCGGACAAGCTGGAGACGACGGCGCGGTCCTTGGCGATGCTGCCGGAGGTCCGCATGTGCGCGGCGCTGACCGGGGCGGCGAACCTGATGCTGGTGCTGTGGCTGCCGTCCCACCACGACACGGTGGCGGTGGAGGCGCTCCTGGCGGCGAAGCTGCCGTGGCTGGAGATCACCGGCCGGGCGGTGACGCTGCGGAGCGTGAAGCTGATGGGCCGCCTGCTCGACGCGTCGGGCCGCGGAACGGGGCGGGTGCCGCTGGACTTCTGGGCCGCGGCCCCCGTGCCGGAGCACGGGGACCGCAGCGGGGACCGGCCCGGAGGATGA
- a CDS encoding sodium:solute symporter family protein, whose product MILTFTLVGIVLIGVLGFVGRRKPVADLAEWTVGGRRFGALTMWFLQAGEVFTTFTFLGMAGLAFSGGVAAMYALPYVPIAYVVLFFLAKRLWTLGKERGYLTQGDFLEDRYSSRALGTLSAVLGVVFVLPYLQLQITGLGLIVRLVTGDTASGTLSMVAGSVLVVAFVLWAGLRGVAATSYFKDGIMLVALVVLIIAVPTHFAGGISGVFHKIEQLHPEKLIVHSGANDHVWFVTSMLVSAIGVGLMTLPHSWPALMSARDPKVLRRNYTWMPVYELCLLLPMIVGFAAIIVVPKGSDPNGVLLTLSKDALPPWVTGVIVVAATATAMVPAAGILIGISSLVARNIVRVSSGRKQFWINHGTVVLASTLALVLGIFRPDLLANLLLLTYSGSVQLAPANLLGFLRRVPVGKGPVFAGLIAGELVVIWLTFVDTHLVGTVNVGLVGLGVNVVVLAVAALVARRQTSLVEAA is encoded by the coding sequence GTGATCCTCACCTTCACGCTGGTGGGCATCGTGCTGATCGGCGTCCTCGGCTTCGTCGGCCGCCGCAAGCCGGTCGCCGACCTCGCCGAATGGACCGTCGGCGGGCGCCGCTTCGGCGCGCTCACCATGTGGTTCCTGCAGGCGGGCGAGGTTTTCACCACCTTCACCTTCCTCGGCATGGCGGGCCTGGCGTTCTCCGGCGGCGTCGCGGCGATGTACGCGCTGCCGTACGTGCCGATCGCCTACGTCGTGCTGTTCTTCCTCGCGAAACGCCTGTGGACGCTGGGCAAAGAGCGCGGTTACCTCACCCAGGGCGACTTCCTGGAGGACCGCTACTCCAGCCGGGCGCTGGGGACGCTGTCGGCGGTGCTGGGCGTCGTGTTCGTGCTGCCGTACCTGCAGCTGCAGATCACCGGGCTCGGCCTGATCGTCCGGCTGGTGACCGGCGACACCGCGTCCGGGACGCTGAGCATGGTCGCGGGCAGCGTGCTGGTGGTCGCGTTCGTGCTGTGGGCCGGGCTGCGCGGCGTCGCGGCGACGTCCTACTTCAAGGACGGGATCATGCTGGTCGCGCTGGTGGTGCTGATCATCGCCGTGCCGACGCACTTCGCCGGCGGGATCAGCGGCGTGTTCCACAAGATCGAGCAGCTGCACCCGGAGAAGCTGATCGTCCACAGTGGAGCGAACGACCACGTCTGGTTCGTGACGAGCATGCTGGTCAGCGCGATCGGCGTCGGGCTGATGACGCTGCCGCACTCGTGGCCGGCGCTGATGTCCGCGCGCGACCCGAAGGTGCTGCGGCGCAACTACACCTGGATGCCGGTGTACGAGCTGTGCCTGCTGCTGCCGATGATCGTGGGGTTCGCCGCGATCATCGTGGTGCCCAAGGGCAGTGATCCGAACGGCGTATTGCTGACGCTCTCGAAGGACGCGCTGCCGCCTTGGGTCACCGGCGTCATCGTGGTCGCCGCGACGGCCACCGCGATGGTCCCGGCCGCCGGGATCCTGATCGGCATCTCGTCGCTGGTGGCGCGCAACATAGTCCGTGTCTCGAGCGGCCGCAAGCAGTTCTGGATCAACCACGGCACGGTTGTGCTCGCGAGTACCCTTGCCCTCGTGCTCGGCATCTTCCGGCCGGATCTGCTGGCCAACCTGCTGCTGCTCACCTATTCGGGCTCGGTCCAGCTGGCCCCGGCCAACCTGCTCGGGTTCCTGCGGCGCGTACCGGTCGGCAAGGGCCCGGTGTTCGCCGGGCTGATCGCCGGCGAGCTCGTGGTGATCTGGCTGACCTTTGTGGACACTCATTTGGTCGGCACCGTCAACGTGGGCCTGGTCGGGCTCGGCGTCAACGTCGTCGTCCTCGCAGTGGCCGCGCTCGTGGCGCGGCGGCAGACATCTCTCGTGGAGGCGGCGTGA
- a CDS encoding alpha/beta hydrolase: MISESRCPVQDGELLVRRGGEGPALLLIPGGTGAGDSYRALAKQLYADYTVITYDRRGHFGSTDTTTGPVPVSLQADDALAVLGHATDGPALVFGTSAGALIGLDLVARHPERVSALVAHEPPAVHLMPDAGGWLEAAAEQVRLARSGELMTAVTRFADAIAGAALPDLPNIRLPHEADWIRLFDRELTEFFDYLPDLRALRRASTEIFPVAGEGSRGRYHYQPAKILALELGLPFTEVPGAHLAPQRNPAKFAAALRDLLSPEL; encoded by the coding sequence ATGATCTCGGAGAGCCGCTGCCCGGTTCAGGACGGGGAGCTCCTCGTCCGCCGCGGCGGCGAGGGCCCGGCGCTGCTGCTGATCCCCGGCGGTACCGGGGCGGGTGACTCCTACCGGGCGCTGGCGAAGCAGCTCTACGCGGATTACACGGTGATCACCTACGACCGGCGCGGGCACTTCGGCAGCACGGACACCACCACCGGCCCGGTCCCGGTGTCGCTGCAGGCCGACGACGCGCTCGCGGTGCTCGGCCACGCGACCGACGGCCCGGCGCTGGTGTTCGGCACGAGCGCGGGCGCGCTGATCGGCCTCGACCTGGTCGCCCGCCACCCGGAGCGGGTGAGCGCCCTCGTCGCGCACGAACCCCCGGCGGTGCACCTGATGCCGGACGCGGGCGGCTGGCTCGAAGCGGCCGCGGAACAGGTCCGCCTGGCCCGCTCCGGCGAGCTGATGACCGCCGTGACGCGCTTCGCCGACGCGATCGCCGGCGCGGCGCTGCCCGACCTGCCGAACATCCGGCTGCCGCACGAGGCCGACTGGATCCGCCTGTTCGACCGCGAGCTGACGGAGTTCTTCGACTACCTGCCGGACCTGCGCGCCCTGCGCCGCGCGAGCACGGAGATCTTCCCGGTGGCGGGCGAAGGCAGCCGGGGCCGCTACCACTACCAGCCGGCGAAGATCCTGGCGCTGGAACTGGGTTTGCCGTTCACGGAGGTCCCCGGCGCGCACCTGGCGCCGCAGCGGAACCCGGCGAAGTTCGCGGCCGCGTTGCGGGACCTGCTCAGCCCGGAGCTCTGA